The genomic stretch CGGTTTCTGAAAATATCGCATCCAAACCCTCTCTATCAAGTCTCAAGTAGCTCAAATAAAAACGCAACTCCTTTTTTgcttcacaattttttttttttttttttttgatttaattcattTGGACGCTCACGCAAAAATGGACCAATAAACCCCTCTTCCCTTTCTTCGTCATCCTCGTATTGCCAGGTACTCCGTATCTACTTCCTTCTGATCTAAATCTTTCCGCATTTCTTCATTTTATGCTTCTTATCTTTTACTCTATTTATCTTCTTATTGATtcttcattttttatttatacGGATGCTTGTCATTTTCAATTTCGGTATTTGCAATTTAGGGTTTTTCTGATTAATTGTAGGTAATAATTGGGTGTATTAGGTAAACATTGAGGGAGGATTTTTAGGGTTTATAATTGGGGGTCCAGAGTTCTGTGATTTATGAATTCATGTTGGTAATAATCATGTGCCAAAAGCTCAGTTCTTTTTACTGGAGTCGAGCTTTCTATTCGGGTTGCATGACTTGGGTTTTGTtggattttgctctttttcttgttGAGATGTGCTTAAGCATATTTTGATCTGTTGTAGGGTAGGTATTCAATCATTGATATCTTCACTAAGTTGTCGACGAAAACCCGATCCCCCTTGGAGGTTTTTAAAGATTGGGAGTGGTCAGCTAATTGATTATTTAGCCTGGCCACAACATGCCCTATGTGAAGAAAATATTCAACGCTTGCAAGGATTCTTTCACCCCTAATGGTCCAATATCCGAGGAGGCACTTGAAAAAGTTCGCGCAATTCTAGGTTTGTGAATTGTGAATTTCTTTGTTTTACATGAATTTGTATGCTTTGTGAGTGGTAACTATAATTTTATCTTGTTCCTAGTGGATAGCTCACTTGCAACAAGTTGAGAAATAACACCCGAGTTTAGGATTGATTTTCTATGTAACTAACCTTTGGAGCTGCTCTCTTTTATAGAACTTTGTTTATTTTCCATGTTCTCTAAAACAACCCTTTTATTTGGGGTGGTTAGCTGTGATATATTGTCTGGTTCCTGGAGTACTTTTATAAACTTCATTAATAGCTCAATCTTAAATTCTGTTGACCACAACAATGTCCTTACAAGAATATACTTGCTAATTATAAACGGGATTGATGTAGCTCCTTTAAGTTTTCTGATTATGACTTCTAGGCCTTGTTTTGATAGATGGGTTTGGAGGGGGAGGGAGGGAAGGGAGTGGAGGGATATAATTTCCCCTGTTTGGTTAGCAAATAGGGTAGGAGGGTTAGAGAGACGCAGGGATCCATTTTCTCTCGTCTAAGGCAAAATTAGAATCTCTTTGACATAGAAAAGATTTTGAGGAAAAACCCCACTTACTCCGTCCCCCCTTTCACCCCCTTCCCCCCTTGCCTTCCCTGCATCTCCCTCCTCTCCGTTTCTCTTCTAAATTCTATCTTAATGCACTCCTAGATACACTTTTATAGGAGTATATTGCATATTAccccctctgtcccggtcatttgttgtccttttctaaggtgtctcagtcaattgttgtcttttctattttaagaatgaacttgatgaacaatttgatcatttacactcaatttgttccacttgtcatttagtaattaacccccttctctttccttggtctttgtgccaaaaccaaaggataacaattgaccgggacagagggagtatataattTTCTGATATGGAGTATATGAATTTATTTTTTCCATTATTGTAAGACCTATGGACAAGAATCTGGGAGCTTTTTACTTGTTTTTTTGACAAGAACATAAGGTTCTTTAGATGACATTGCTTTGTTACATTTCTGGGTTACTTAAAATTTGCTGATATGAACTGAGGAGGCCGCCGAGGCCGGTATATACAGATTGTGTTGCCCTTGGGTATTTGTCAGCATCAGCTTCCTTTTCCAATATGAGTAATGGTATCTACTCCTTACCTTTTCACGCAATAATTTCCCCTCACAAACTCATGCAATAAACAAACATTACTCTTTATAATTTACTTACTTCACTTGACATTGCAACCTACAAGATTGGTATGACAAGTGAAATAagtaaaaaataataattttgtaTGAAATTGCTGTAGGACAATGTTGGAGAGGAGAAGAAATAGCATTACTCATAATAATAACTTTAGAATTTTTTCAATTGGCACTTCTATGTTCTACGTGCAAAGTAGTTGTTGGTGCAGAAATAAAGTTctgtttttttctcatttttttggaTAGATTTTAAGGTATCCAAGAGGGTCATACATGGTTTAAATTGCCTTTTATTTCAGCTACAAGTGTATTATGAAGGATATATCTTGTCCCTGAAACTATGCTTCTGTTATTGGGCAATATAATAGTACTTCAAATTACCCGATTTCTAGCTGAAGTGATAGGAAACAGAACTAAGATGCAAGAGCAACTACAAAATGCCACACTGATGTGGTAAATGCATCCTCATTGTCACTTTAAGTAAATTCAGTGGCGGTACTATGGCACCATATTACTACATAACAGTCAATGAATCTACCTATGTCACATCTCTATGTTGAATTATGGGCCATCGGTCGCATGCAGTGATGTGAACCTTTGGCGAATATCATCCATGAAATCTCAGTGTCATAAGTAAATTTAGTGATGCCACAATACAACGCATAAGATTCAGATGGCACCTTGTACCCATACCATACTATTGCTTTAGTCAAATGGAGTTTTCTGATCTCCCACCAGGCTTTGCTTGTTGTAGTCTTGGCTATTAGTCATCAACATAGGTTAAATCTTGCAGATGATCTAAAGGCTGCAAACGTGGGTCTCGATCAAGAGGCACAAGCAGCAAAGAAATGGAAACCTACAGCCAATGGTAACAATGGAAGACGAGATCGCAATGGCAGCCAGCAGTATCCTCCTCCTATCAAATATCTTCACGTACATGAATGTGAAAGCTTCTCTGTAAGATTTAACTCTTTTATTCTAAGTGGCGTGCACCCTATTTAACATTTTTGTCATGGGCTTTCTGAGCGATGTTTCTTAGTGAGACTTTTGATTTGTTGCAGATAGGAATCTTTTGCATGCCACCATCATCAATAATACCCCTTCATAATCATCCTGGAATGACTGTATTGAGCAAGCTTCTCTATGGCTCCTTACTCGTAAGGTCTTATGATTGGGTTGATCTTCCCGAGCTTCCATCGTCATCTCAAGGTATCCTTACCTTGCTTTGTTTAATTGGACTCAAAAGTTGCCTAATTTATTATGTATACAGTTATATACTACATCTGCTACGCGATAGTCTCGTAAGTTTTTGCTGTATAGATTCTAAGTAAGCTACTAGATAGGACACACTTGAACCGATTTACGATTCTCTAGGGCTCGAGTGAATCCAGTAACCAAGATTGAACTCTGAGATTTTTTTTCCTGGATTAAATGACATGTTCATAGGACTCCGCAGTATCTCGCATTCTTGTGTCTATCTGCGACACTTTGGAAAGTGTATACATGGACTCGTCATTTAAAACCAAAAACATGAGAATATGTCATAAAATAGCCGGGATCTTGGAGACACATAGATATCAGATACTTCTACTGAGGCTGGGGACTACAGTGGAACCAAAAACTGTTGATGTATCATGTTTATGATTATACCTTACAGGCGGCTTAAACTACTCAGAAACTCTGGTACTTCTGCTGAGTTTTTTTAGCACTTGAAATATAGGCCCCAGTTTTAGGCTCTTCCAATTTTCACTTGTGATTAATTTACGCGTGAATGATGGTCTTGATGTTACAAATACTAATGATTTTCTATGTGGATTTGTTATTTGATTAACTATTTCCTTTTCAAAAAATTATACGGGGGATAATGTATCGAGTCTGAACTCCTATCTATCAGACCTGTGTCCATGTGCTAGCAGCTATCAGTTAGATAAAAATACTAGTCGACAGCATAAACCCCATACTGCGTGTTTTGTTACTCAGACTCGATTTGCAGTGTCAAACGCTTAGCGTGCAATGAAAGTTGTTATGCTTTCGATTTAGCATGACGCGTCTCTGTGTCATAACAACTTAGGAGCGTTGAGTGTTGACACAGGTGCGCGAGGATTATGAAGAGTCAAACCAACATATTATGCGGAGTAAGGAGGTCGAATGTACCCAGAGTCTTACTCCAATGTTAAACAACAAAGAGATACTATTTCATTCCAAGTTATTcaataatgataaatttatggggtAAGGAGATACGGTGATATGCAGCCGACACGAGGGGTATTTTTGAGATGAAAATTTACTCTCATGTTAATACTTAAGAATGAGATGCGCTAATGCTCGAATATTTCTGAATGATTTAGTAAGCTATGTGGAGGTAAAGAGGGTATGTGGGGAAAGCATGGAAGCAATGAAGCTGTGGACATATACATCTCTTTTTTTCCCCTCATTTTTAAACATGAAAGTTGAAGAGAATTTACTACAGCAGTATTTTTACTCGTACGATTTTTGTCCTTTCTTTTTGACTTGCAGCTCGACCTGCCAAACTGGTTAAAGACTGTGAAATGATGGCTCCGTGTGATACAACTGTACTGTATCCGACAAGAGGGAACATCCATTGTTTCAAAGCAATAACTCCCTGTGCCTTCTTTGACATTCTTACACCACCATATTCCTCAGAAGACGGGCGACACTGTTCTTATTTTCGCCAGTCTCTTATTCAAGAGTTACCAGGTATTTGACCTAAAAATTTCCGTAATCACATTTTATCTACTCTATATCCTCCAACGTCTCAATATTGACACTTTCGTGTACTCTCCCTACTTGTAGATGGCATAGAGGAACAAATAGAGGGTGTAGATGTCAGTGAATTAATTTGGCTAGAAGAAATTCAACCCCCTGACAATTTTGTCGTTCTTCGAGGGCAGTATAAAGGTCCTGTTCCGAAGAAATCATAGAAGTATTGGCAGGCTGGTTTACACACTATCATTAAACCAACTGGTTTTTAATTAGGAATAATCTGTTTTAACTACTACTACAACATGAGGAGTCCACATAAAGAATTGAAAGGTACCTACCTCTATTGTTTTGTACATAAAGGATTTTCACTTTGGATCATTTTGTGATGGGTGATAATTTGCAAGCCGGGTTCATCTTGTTATATCCACATGTTACCATTGTTCATCACTTGTATTCTACGACACTATTTTCCTAAGGACTCCTCATGCTTCCAACTATTCTTTCTTACTAGCTTTATGTCACTGCATTCTTTAGATATGTTTTACAAAACTAACATGTACTCCCTATGATTGTCCCTTTCGTGGAAGTGCCACGATAGTGTACACTGAGCTTCAAAACCCTTTCAGATTTGTGTTTGTGCTGCCTTTGATGGATGGATAATCACTGACCAAATTACATAAAACATACCATACATGACTGGATTTGAAGCCATTAATTTTTGGGCGGGGCTCGAATTGAACTCCAAGTAGCAGTTTAGCAAGACCGGCATTTTCAACCAGACAATTTCATTGGAATACCAGAGTTGCAATTATTACACAAACAACAGTTTACAGATAATAATAAGAGTTGGTACAATATGATACAAGCCATGCCCCATATCGATCCTTCACATCAACTGCGGTCTAGTATATCAGGAACAATGAGAAAGGATTAAGGACCATGCTTATCCATTTAGTGACGAAGGCGACGAACTCGACTTTCATAGCTCTCTGTTATTAACATCATTCTGCAGCTATACCATTCCTCCTCTGTTGCTGCTTGAATATAGCTGCGAAATTCTCTTCATGTTTGCGCCAGGGCAATTTCTGTCTTGCCAACCTCTTCTTCTTTGTAGGTACTCCTAAAGAGTCTTCGGATTTCTACATAATATCAGGTTAATCACTAAAGGTTAGATCTCAATAGTTGTCAACGAGTGAGGGAATGCTTGACTCGCGTGTTGTGTTAAGGTCTCAATTCAGGCTCTTAGGACCCATTACTATCCTGCCTATTCCAAAGATGAATTTATGTTGGATAATAGACAAGTGTAAAACGAGGCAAATTCTGAGTACAAGAGGGAGTAATACCTTACGGCATAATCCGTTGTGAACGTCACAAATAGGATAGTCTTGAGGACAACAGTAGTCAGTTCCAGCACAACAAACAGCATCCTCGTACTCACAGCAACCGTACAtcatacaaaaattaaacatcTGATATAAACAGCAGCATGTCTGGCTTGCAGGACAGTATGAATACTCTCCGCAATCCGTTGGGGCAGGAACAGGTGGCGGCGGTGGCGGAGGAGGATTATGTGGTGGTCGTGGAGAGGAAGGTGGTGAAGGGTACGGAGATGGAGCTGAAGATGATTGAATTGGGTAAGATGCCTCGGCATTTATGGCACATACACCATATGGTAAGTTTGTGTTCCTTGTTATGTAAATGTAGCCTTCCATTCCCCAAGACGTTCCCCACGAGTTCTTCACTATCCAGTAATCTTTGTCGCCTTCAGACCCATAGCCGACTATGAGAACGGCGTGGTCAATATCGTCTGGGTTGCTCGAACAATCCCCTTCATAGATTCCCTGATACGAAGAAAAACAACTAGTAACACCAAAATGTCTGAGAAAAGAGAGATGAAAAAGTGAATAGAGGCACTACTAACTCGGGTGTATAGCTGAAAATCCAAAGAGGAAGCATGAATAGCAACACTAAGAGGCTGATTGACAGTAGCACATAGGAGAGCACTATCTGCTTCTTCAACATCTTCATACCCATCTATGCTTACCACTCTTTTTCTCTCCTTGTTTGAGTTACACATAGCGCCAATTCCAGTATAAGGGTAAGCAGTTTCAGTATCAATACCACCATTGTTGATGACCCACTCAAAAGCATAGTCCATGTAACCCCCATTACACCCTTGATTACTACTATCGCAATCAACAAGTTCTTGCTCTGACAGGCTAATCAGTTCACCATTGTTTATCGCGTTGATCCCTTCCATTGCTCCCGTTGACGAGAATGCCCAGCAGCTTCCTATAGATATGGTCAGTTTATGTCAAAGTAGCCTTACGTGCGCGGAATTGCTAATTTGAAGCATGAATTATATACGgaatacatttattattattattattattattattattattattatactcccttctattcattttaactctccctTTTTTTTTCCATCTATTTATATAACTCTTccattttatacttattttaatcaccttatcccacaacaataccctacaatactcatactttattttattttaatcaccttattccacaacaatacttattttaatcatcttactcCACAATAATACAtttcctctctccaattaccttacaccaccacaatattttacaataaaataactCTCCCCTTAATTTGCGTGCCTTTTTGAAAGGGGagagataaaataaataaaagggagtAATATTTATCTTTTACAAACAGGGAAATGAGTCCCTGTGAAATCAATTTAAAATGAAGACTTACCACATGAACCTTGATCCTTAACCGGCGTAACCATACCCTTCTTCCTCCAATCTAGCGACACCGGCGCATTGCAAGTCGATACCAAGCTCCGCCACGTATGCTTCCGGTTCCCCAATCGGACCGGTCTCCTCACTTTTCTCAGATACATCTCCTTAAACTCTTCATTACTCAAATCAGCAAACCGGTTCAAACCAACCATATGACCGCTCCGGTTCAAAGTTTTCTCCTCAATATACTTCAAATTTCGCTTAAAATTTCCAAAACGTTTCCTCATTTCCTCACCATGTTTGTACACCTTTCCATGTTTAACCCTCCAGTTTTCGAATAGTTCAACCTCTCGGTTCTCTCTCTCGACAACGCCTACTTGAGAACCAGTGATGGAATACTGAACCGGAAGACCGGTTGAGTAGAAGCATTCCAAGAGGACTATAATGGAGAATAATGTCAGGAAATAAAATAGTTTTTGGGCACCCATTTGTGAATAACGTGTGGGATTATGAACAAAAATTGATGATAATTCATTTTATTACAAAAAATGATGATAATGTTTAACAAATTTGAGCAACAGTCGGTCAAATAGTTGAAGGAAAGGTGCATAAGCTGCATGAAGACTATTACTTGTATATGTTATCTCGGAATGTTTTATATTTAAAAGAATATTATTATCACATCAAAATCGACATTTTTTAGAAAATTGTGGTAGTTGTCTTGTTGGCTGTTTTTCTTTAGTGTTTTGACTTGTGGAGAGAACGTGTTTACTTCTAATTGTCAAACCTAGCTACCACGTGAAAGAATTCCTAATTGTTTTTTCTTACAAGGATTAACTAGTACGGAGTATATATTAAAGGTAAAGGAAAACAAACAAATGTATCTGGTACACGAAAGAAAATCATCCCGTAGCTAAGCTTATAGACGGCCATTGATGATACGTGTGAAGGAAATTTTGAAGTGCGCGTAACGAGCGTAGCAAATTGATTGATATTATGAACAATACGCCACACTAGAATAAGGAACTTGGTGTAACACCCTCGTACACCAAGGTGTCTTATCAAAGACCACCCTAGTGTATggaggtgttaccatctcggttgcctgagatAGTAGaccaaataaacaataaaagaacatttactaATAGTTTAAGTCTTTAGAATGTAACAGCATGCATGGTAAGGTACAACGTGAATAATTATAAAGACCGCTAAGCATGATTGTCGATGACATCTAttccggtagcgtggtgactcaATTCCCTTCCAAGCCCGCAAGCAACAAGACCAACtgcacctgctaaaccaactgctcaccatccccaaatggatcaccacagttttgaaaacacaacacggggtcagtttactgcataataAAATTAAGACAAAtacgataagataaacagctgatcacaacatataactgactacacactaaagtgtgtagccctgccagtgggggaccgcagccgtacctgtaatactacggttttctatgtctatgggtactctatcgagtggggcttactctgtcgactaagtatgtttttatacgaaacagtagtctgcctgatgggtactcgatcgagtatgtgtgacactcgatcgagtaaggggcactcgatcgagtaagttggtcttacgggttgttttagcggggatttgttaataacgcgtgattaatatataaagccttccgtcactttctttatcatttttcaccttttctaaaacctttcaaaaagaaaacaagttacgttgctttctttcgtcgcgttgctatcaaatcccaaaggctaaggttgtcggatcgtcacgtTCATTACGCCGTTGAtttcgtcgtattgtgggtaagatcctagtatagtttttatgttgtttcattgattttggttgaaaccctaattgggtaactGGGAaaccctactcggttattgattacataatgttgtgtattgttgttgattcatatcatattggaattggtgattggtgATTATTGATTGtatagttggttgtgattgtttgtttgtggttcgcgaggtgcgcgctcggctgagtggagtcacttgcgggagtggcttcacgcccttgattcgccctttgtggaacccgccacagaaggggatgtgcacattaaggaacatgggttatcgctcagaTGAGATTAGCGGGGCTTAgttgggaacggttgcggtccctcaCTAGCGGTGTGGAGTTCTAGTTGCGACGGGTATTCTGGCAGGagtacacactttagtgtgtagtcaggtgtgtggagttatgttGGAGAATTGGATAATTGTGTATGATCGGGTGATTGTCGTCGTGTCTCCCAagtcccaatcaaacacatttatattctcaacaaacaactagttagtggttaagtcgaggtcgattcatgggacggtgtgctttgggttctaagtctatctatctcaatttgtgctagtgtcacaattgatttgggtttgtagttgtgttctaaactaatgcaagcaacaaagtaaaacaagcaataagggtgtagacaaataataaaggatactaggatgtcatgggaccataggggattcatgggatttgatcatacaaacatgttctcaattatattcaagcaattattgttgtgatggaatcgagttagtgtatatcttacaatctctaagaaggtttgggtcccggagccgaatcgattagattgtacaacacctacaaaacgacttagtccttcctattcaactatatgcatggtctaatgagactcaagttggtttatatcttacaagtctcattgaaaagataagtgataggtaaaaatgcaaggattcataggcttagcatttcatcaaacataacatgtgtataagttgaaatcacaataagcaagcatattaattatgaagacatattagattaagcatgaatcattctccatgtttgtttcccttaattacccattaatcctagctaaaagactactcactcattatcatggaaaacatgtcatcgatggtgtcaatcattacaacaagtataaacatgataagagcttaaggaaataaacaataaaaagtaaagagtaaaagaattataccaaaattgagatgatccaaataataaagcaaagaataaaagaagagaacttgattgattgatgtaaagttgtcaattctccaataataacccaataatctccaattacccaaaagtaataaacttgaacaataattaaggaaagattaatgtgtgatttgtggaaagattaaagagtaatctattctaatctactcctaatctaatctaagagaatttcctactATGGGAACCTCCTTCATAATCCCCTTTCATTAttacaaaatggggtatttatagtagtgcattAATAAATTAAGTAcggataaattagtaattaacattgcCAAGTTCTAAattagggaaatgcaagtctcttcaaggagatgcgcatatcgTGCTAGAGTCATCATTATCCGCTCGGACCAAGGAAGGAGACGCTCGGACTGTGGGTTGCGGCGACGAGCGGTTGatggtcgggacgctcggatgaaGAGGCGGGAAGACGAGCGTCGCCTGCTCGGGACGCTCGAATTCTGGgcaggggagacgagcgtcttctttgtagtccgctcggattgttcctcagaATGGTCCTTGCTTTTCCTTCTCTTGCATGCTCTTTATTCTTGTGTTGTCGGTcttcattcttgcctcctctttcacaCTAGTCC from Silene latifolia isolate original U9 population chromosome 2, ASM4854445v1, whole genome shotgun sequence encodes the following:
- the LOC141642937 gene encoding plant cysteine oxidase 5-like; translation: MPYVKKIFNACKDSFTPNGPISEEALEKVRAILDDLKAANVGLDQEAQAAKKWKPTANGNNGRRDRNGSQQYPPPIKYLHVHECESFSIGIFCMPPSSIIPLHNHPGMTVLSKLLYGSLLVRSYDWVDLPELPSSSQARPAKLVKDCEMMAPCDTTVLYPTRGNIHCFKAITPCAFFDILTPPYSSEDGRHCSYFRQSLIQELPDGIEEQIEGVDVSELIWLEEIQPPDNFVVLRGQYKGPVPKKS
- the LOC141642936 gene encoding low-temperature-induced cysteine proteinase-like — translated: MGAQKLFYFLTLFSIIVLLECFYSTGLPVQYSITGSQVGVVERENREVELFENWRVKHGKVYKHGEEMRKRFGNFKRNLKYIEEKTLNRSGHMVGLNRFADLSNEEFKEMYLRKVRRPVRLGNRKHTWRSLVSTCNAPVSLDWRKKGMVTPVKDQGSCGSCWAFSSTGAMEGINAINNGELISLSEQELVDCDSSNQGCNGGYMDYAFEWVINNGGIDTETAYPYTGIGAMCNSNKERKRVVSIDGYEDVEEADSALLCATVNQPLSVAIHASSLDFQLYTRGIYEGDCSSNPDDIDHAVLIVGYGSEGDKDYWIVKNSWGTSWGMEGYIYITRNTNLPYGVCAINAEASYPIQSSSAPSPYPSPPSSPRPPHNPPPPPPPPVPAPTDCGEYSYCPASQTCCCLYQMFNFCMMYGCCEYEDAVCCAGTDYCCPQDYPICDVHNGLCRKKSEDSLGVPTKKKRLARQKLPWRKHEENFAAIFKQQQRRNGIAAE